A single Ptiloglossa arizonensis isolate GNS036 chromosome 2, iyPtiAriz1_principal, whole genome shotgun sequence DNA region contains:
- the LOC143154807 gene encoding nuclear protein 1 translates to MSEYYVDEYEHFNYDYDKYIFTGHSGKQRSKREALTHTNHFDPCGHSRKILTKLMNSEHNKRNAGKTKA, encoded by the coding sequence ATGTCTGAATACTATGTTGATGAATACGAACATTTTAACTACGATTACGACAAGTATATTTTTACCGGCCACAGTGGCAAACAAAGAAGCAAACGCGAAGCTCTTACACATACGAACCATTTCGACCCGTGCGGCCATTCCAGAAAAATTCTGACTAAATTGATGAATTCTGAACACAACAAACGAAATGCTGGAAAGACCAAGGCGTAA